CTTTGAATATGAAATAAACTGAGAAGCTACTTCTTTGGGTTTCCTTGAATAAAAAATTATCCTACAGTGATTCCCATGCTTCTTGCAGTTCCTTCAACCATGCGCATAGCCGCTTCAACGTCTGCTGCGTTTAGGTCTGCCATTTTAAGTTCAGCGATTTCTTTCACTTGATCTTTAGTAACATTCGCTACTTTATTTTTGTTTGGCTCACCAGAACCTTTTTCGATTTTTGCAGCTTTTTTAAGTAATACTGCAGCTGGTGGTGTTTTTGTAATAAATGTAAATGAACGGTCTTCATATACAGAGATTACTACTGGAATGATCAAACCAGCTTGATCAGCTGTACGAGCGTTGAATTCTTTAGTGAATCCCATAATGTTGATACCCGCTTGACCTAATGCTGGACCTACTGGTGGAGCTGGTGTTGCTTTACCTGCAGGAATTTGCAATTTAACTAATTTTTCTACTTTTTTTGCCACGAGACATACCTCCTTGGGTCCGTGATGTGGTTAATTGGAGATGAAGATTTCTCCTCCCACGTCATTCTTTGACGAATCAAAGAAATTCTGCATGCAAAAATGCACACTTAAATAGTATACTCTGCTTCTCTTGAAATTTCAATAGCTTTCTATTCTTTTTTCCAATAGATTTCTGTTTAGAAATGAGAGAAAGATAAGTTTTTCTCGCATTTTTATTACTGTTCTAGTTTATTCTCTTTAATTATGATAGACTTTCGTTAGAAAAATCCTGATTCAAACAAAAGGATAGGTGAATAAACAATGGAAAATTTACGTTATAAAAGTGTTTTTGACATCATTGGTCCGGTAATGATTGGTCCAAGTAGTTCGCATACTGCTGGCGCTGCTCGTATTGGTAAAATCGTCCGTAGTATCTTTGGTGAACAACCAGATACTGTTGATATCTACTTATATGAGTCTTTTGCAAAAACGTATCGCGGTCATGGAACAGACATTGCCTTGGTTGGCGGTTTACTAGATATGGAACCAGATGACGAACGCCTTGCTGATTCGTTAAAGATTGCTCATGAACAAAATATGGAGGTTCTATTTGTTCCGCTTAAAGAAAAAGCTGAACACCCAAATTCAGTCAAATTACTTGTCTCTAAAGGAGATCGCAAACTTTCAGTTACAGGAATATCGATTGGCGGCGGTAATATTCAAATCTCAGAACTGAACGGTTTCAAAATTTCTCTGACGATGGGGACACCCACATTTATTATCGTACATCAGGATGTACCAGGAATGATCGCTAAAGTTACCAATCTGTTATCTGATACAAACATCAATATTGGAACGATGACTGTAACACGGGAATCAAAAGGTGAAAAAGCGATCATGATCATCGAAATCGACCATGCAGATATCGGTGATATTACGATGAAATTAGTCCAAATCCCTCATATTTATAGTGTAAATTATTTTGATTAATCTAAATTAAAGGAGCAAATCAGTTATGTTTCTATCTATAGAAGAATTAGTGCAACAAGCCGCAGGATTTCCATCAGTTGCTGAATTAATGATCGCAACTGAGATAGAAAATCACGGTCATAGCCGCGAACGGATCATCGAAACAATGGAACGTAATCTTGCGGTCATGAAGCAATCGATCGAAGAAGGTGTCGATGGTGTGACCTCTGTCACAGGAATTACTGGCGGTGATGCTACTCGACTCGATGAATATATCAAAAATGGAAACTTTTTAAGTGGAGAAACAATTTTAACAGCGGTTAGAAATGCAGTGGCCGTCAATGAAGTCAATGCCAATATGGGCTTGATCTGTGCAACGCCGACTGCTGGAAGTGCT
The Enterococcus silesiacus DNA segment above includes these coding regions:
- a CDS encoding 50S ribosomal protein L11; the protein is MAKKVEKLVKLQIPAGKATPAPPVGPALGQAGINIMGFTKEFNARTADQAGLIIPVVISVYEDRSFTFITKTPPAAVLLKKAAKIEKGSGEPNKNKVANVTKDQVKEIAELKMADLNAADVEAAMRMVEGTARSMGITVG
- a CDS encoding serine dehydratase, producing the protein MENLRYKSVFDIIGPVMIGPSSSHTAGAARIGKIVRSIFGEQPDTVDIYLYESFAKTYRGHGTDIALVGGLLDMEPDDERLADSLKIAHEQNMEVLFVPLKEKAEHPNSVKLLVSKGDRKLSVTGISIGGGNIQISELNGFKISLTMGTPTFIIVHQDVPGMIAKVTNLLSDTNINIGTMTVTRESKGEKAIMIIEIDHADIGDITMKLVQIPHIYSVNYFD